One part of the Schistocerca piceifrons isolate TAMUIC-IGC-003096 chromosome 2, iqSchPice1.1, whole genome shotgun sequence genome encodes these proteins:
- the LOC124777242 gene encoding protein POLR1D-like — protein sequence MSTDKSLDELAEEELLKEAKRAAERASIAGALGWQKCPLRQMNKTFLNNTVINIMHANKLKTKKMQNRKAHYDYAKEELKHSTQQQTIAQKQSTYPKVSDCRGSDSKSDLKHTKSGKVNKLFVQRCKNKEKAAVDLRSDSKTIKNKSY from the exons ATGTCCACCGATAAGAGTCTGGACGA ACTTGCTGAAGAAGAACTCCTGAAAGAAGCCAAACGAGCTGCCGAAAGGGCATCAATAGCTGGTGCCCTGGGATGGCAAAAGTGTCCATTAAGACAAATGAACAAgacatttctcaacaacactgtGATTAATATTATGCATGCGAACaaacttaaaacaaaaaaaatgcaaaataggaAGGCTCATTATGACTATGCAAAGGAAGAATTAAAGCATTCTACCCAGCAGCAGACAATAGCACAAAAACAGTCAACATATCCAAAAGTCAGTGACTGCCGTGGTTCAGATTCTAAAAGTGACCTAAAGCATACCAAAAGTGGGAAAGTGAACAAACTATTTGTGCAGAGatgcaagaataaagaaaaggcaGCCGTTGATCTTAGAAGTGACAGTAAAACAATCAAAAATAAAAGTTATTAG